Part of the Girardinichthys multiradiatus isolate DD_20200921_A chromosome 14, DD_fGirMul_XY1, whole genome shotgun sequence genome is shown below.
gattgtatttaagtctggacttcgACTAGGAcactctaacacatgaacatgttttgatctaaatcgTTATTCCATTGTTGCTCCGGTTGTATGTTAAGGgttgtcttcctcctggatggtgaacctccaccctaatctcaagtcttttccgACCTCTAACaccttttcttccaggactgacctgtatttagcttcccatcatctctgaccaACATCATGAtccctgctgaaaaacttttctacagcattatgctgtcacCACCTTACCtcctgtgtttcttggtcttcatgaaacAGTTTATTCtctaaacctctgaggccttcatactgaaattaaaatacacacaaGCGCACTCTAATCACTAAATCGGTGACTTCTGTAGGCAACtaattgcactggattttatttaaacatatcaGAGTATACACAAATACAcaacacattttcagatttttatttgtaaaaaattgaTTTTAATGCACATATTCGTATCATTGCACTTCACAgatatataaaatacattgaaatattttttgtgcaacaccaaaaggtgaaaaagttcaaaaaggATGAATATGAATGCAATGTGCTGTAAGTGTTGTGGCTTAATGCTGTACATGTATGCTCTTGTGTGTTTGGATATTCATTTATAAGTTCGTGGGCATATTTGTGAAGGGAATGTACAGATGTGGTGACCGCATTAGGTTCTGCTGGTTTCAACCCTGAACAAGCTAGGCTTGCTGTGAGAGAAAACTAGGACACCTGtcttaaaaagcaaataaagatcagcagatggaaatgttttatttagaaataaatgcaACAAGAACAAGATTACTAGAAGAAAAATGGTTATATCAATGGGTTAATATACACCTACAAGATAGAAATTATATCAGTAATACATCAGTAATTGAACAACACAACTCAAAGTCCAGGACTAAATTATAGAGTACTGTAGGAGCTTCTAAAATGCTGCACACCCAGCTTTAACTCtccaaataattttaaatcatagATATACAGTAATATATATTGACTGGACTTTAGATGAGGTCCAAACTTTAGATGAGGTCCAAACTTGAGGAAAGATGAAGCAAATTTAGAAAGTAAACACCTCAGCATCTGTACTCTGCTGAGACTAAAACAGCTCATTGTCTGAGTCAGATATCTGtatgttgagtgtctgaaggaACATGGCAGAGATCCTGAAACAATGAGATGAAAAGCAGGCATCCTCAGACAGACTGGTCTGAACTGGTCTGGGTTTGTTTTGCTGTGCTTTgcgttttcctttttttttcccgTCGAGCACATGCCGTCTCACAAAATAAACTCTCTCACGGGGGATCAGACTTGGATTTGTTGTGAGGCTGCACCTCTGcctgtgtctgtttttattcaactttAACACTTTCTTTTCTGAGTTCCTTCACTTATGAAAGCTGGAatgaaactttttctttttagatttacttttacatattcaaattgcttgttttcttttttacagcagCAGTGGGATATTTTGTCTCGGTGTAAACAGCGACCCTGAGCCAGATGTGTTATATAATGTACAACAATGACAGGTTCTGAACCAGAGAAAACAGGAATTGTTGGCCTGCAGTTTGAAcctcattttcctttgtctgttCACAAGACCTCAAAAACTAATGAACTGATACATTTAACTCCTTTCTTGTCAAAATACTCCAAATGCATGAACTTATCTCTGTTTCTTGGGATCAGGGCTCAGAAATCATTAGtggaacccccccccccacacacacacacacacatataaatatatatatatatagttcagTATTGTGTCCCATTTTTAACATCATTTTGAAATGTCTCTGCTTGTCAGCTTATAAACATGTTTACAGGTCCTCCCTACTTCCTTTAGTTCTCACTGCATGCCCTTTCCCCTTATTTATCCAACTCCTCCCCTCCATCTTACTTCCCCTGACTGGgcaaattttcttttcattttaccaaGTTTCCTGCTGTTAGAAAGCAGTGCCTGAAAAGATGACTAAAGTGAGTGGAAAACATAGAGCCCATTTGCTATTTTATCTCTTGCCTTATATGCTGCAGATCAACAGCACACTGTGTTCACATCAATCAACACTCAGCAGCTCTGTTACAACCTGACTCTGTGTACACGTGATCCTCACGCAGAGATAAAAAGAGAACCAGATGGTCCGACTGAGTGGAGAGAGAGGTGTTCATAACTATATCTCTGTCTGGATAATATATGCAGGGCCTTGTGTTAATGCCCCTTTAACTTTTGCACATTTggtcatgttacagccacaactttcagtatattttattggtatttatgtggtgcatgattgtgaagagttttttttttcacattttaaaatctgaaaagtgcgtcTTGTATATGTGGGATAAGTATTCTTTGACGGATCCATTCTGGCACATAaacatgttttgatttaaacctTACCactgtagttctggctgtatggtTAGGGTCGTTGTCCAGCTGGAAGGCAAACCTCTGCCTTAGTCACATGTCTTCCAATAACTTTTCTTCCAAGGaatttcctgtatttagctcagtccctcttcccattaactctcaCCAGCTTCCTTgaccctgcagaagaaaagcatcccataAGCATAATGTCTCCACTACCATGTCTCACTGTGGGGGTGGACTACTTCCAGCTTTTTTTTGAAAaagtggctttcttctttccttGTTTGCATAAAGGTCCAATTTGGAGAGTACACAACTAATGGTTGTCCTGTAAACTGATTACCCTCCCTGTGGATcccagcagctcctccagagttaccatgggccacTTGGCTGCTTCACTGAATAAGTTCTCCTTCTCAAGCCTTTTAATTTATGTGGATGGTCATGTATTTCTAGGTATACAGTTGTACCATTCTCTTTCCATTGTCAGATAAAGGATTGAACAgttctctgtgagatgttcaaaggttggaatattgttttataacctaactctccTTTAAACTACTCTACATCTGTATTACTGATctgtctgctttttctttagtcttcatgatactgtttatttactaatgttctctaacaaagctATGAGGTCGTCAGAgtacagctggatttatactgagacctATTTACTGATGtctgaaggcaattagttgcactagattttatgtaggggcatcagagtaaagagggctgaacAAAAATGCTTTCCATCCTTTTGTTTTCGGAAACTGCAtcatttttgttccacttcttaattatgcactactttatgttggtctatcacaaataATCCCATTAAATCATATTTAGGCTTGTAATTCTAACAGAACCAAatctggaaaagttcaagggctgTGATTAGGAAAGCAATGCATGTGGCTCTCACGTCTATATAAGGACATGTACCTGGCAAATGCTTTGTTCTGGGTAATAATAACATTTGCTCTGGGTCAAATCCTTCATTCCTGCAGCTCAGTGGGATCGTGCCGAGACACTCTCTGGTCTGACCCAATAACTGAGGTTTTAAATGTTGCTGTGTCACAGGAACCAAAATAGATACAAACACATTTGAGCCAAGACCCAAATAGACAGTTCGTCGCACTGCTGAATGAGAAGCTGGAGTAcaactttgtatttttatacCTCATGGAAATATAGGTCAACTAGGATTTGTTTAACTTATAATATTGGAGAAAAAGAGTGTTTGTACTCAAAGTAAAGAGAATCTGTGTCAAACCAGATTCACCAAACACCATTAtacaaaaacatataaacagaGTAAGCACTTGCTTGCAGAGGTACAGTCACGTGAAGGGAGTGTAGGTGAGCTTGTTCCTGCAGTTCTCTGCAACTTCACAAAGTTGCTGACTTGTTTTTCAATAGTAGAGAGACAGAGTGAGACAGAAAGTCTGCCTGAAAGGTCAGGTATAGATCAAATACAGTGAGGAGCAACAATGAGTCcgtgtgaaaataaaaacataccaaAAAGTGTTCATTTTCCATTCACAAATCCTATCAATTTAGTTATGTTGATGGTAcactttaataatttaaatgatTGTTGAATTAAAAGTTCACCTTAACACCTTTGTTGCAGGAAACCAAGCTCTCCAAGCATTCAGGCAGTACTGATTAACAACCTTGTACGGTAAACCAGACAAATAACACTGGAAGCCCCAGTGGATTGTGTGCATGAAACATTTTCTGAGAACTATGCTATTACTGTAGCTCAGTGAAGGTCAACAACAGCTGGGAAATGTGTCAGAGCAGAGGCAGCAACAGGAGGACGACGTTGTTTTTCAGATTAGATCACAGAAATCGGCTCTACTGTAACATAGGCTACATTTTGAGTTCCGTCATCAGTGAAGTtcagatcaaattaaaataaaagggttcacatgaaaacaaaacagcagcgaAGTACACCGCAGATATTTTAGATGAAAGAGCAGTTATTGTACCTTTACCAAGAAAAGTCTTTGTGTAAATCCTAGTAGAAGGcaggaaaataaactaaaaaaagagaaaacatagcAAGTTTACACAAGCTTTCTGGCTCCGAATACCCCTTTATATTTTAGAGTCTCTCTTTGCAAGACaatcagtgccttgcaaaagtattcccaccacttgaacttttccaccttTTGTTGAACTGAACTCAAAATCGTCAGTGTATTTTGTGGGGGATTGTATGTGACAGGCacaaattaaaatcagaaaGACCAGAATTTGTGTTTAACACTTCTTAGACAATACTTTCTTGAaggctcaagctcagtgagacTGGATGGATACTGTCTGTTAAAATGATTTTGCCAGGCAGCTCTGGCATTTGGTTATGATCACCGAAAGGCTTGTGGCAAACgacagctttctttcaacaatcgGTTTCTTCTTGatacttttttattaaaaccagaTTTGTGAAGGACACATCTGATAGCTGCCTTGTCAACAGTTACCTCCACCAGAGGTGGATGTCTGCAGGTCCTGAGGAGTTTCCATGGACTATTCTGCTTAATGCTATTACTATTATAATGCAAAATCCTATTAAAGTttggtggttgtaacatgaggaaatacagaaaacttgggtgtgtaaatacttttgcaagtcaatgaataaacttgttttttcacaaacatttttttttatatgcatgAGAAACCCTATAACAGACAGAGCTTTCTTTTTACCTTGACTGTTGCCTGTGAATCAAAGAAGGGAGCCTTTTAAGACAGACATGATGATTTAATTAGACCTGTGAGAAACAGAAAGGTCAATCATCTTCAGGTCAAAGGTTCAAAGATTTTTGTTAACTACAATAGCTGCTAAATCAATCATCATGACTAATTACACTAGTGATATAATCAGAATTTTGCCTATTTTAACGGATTTCTCCATTTCAGAGTTGGAGAACATTCGGATTATTCATATCCTCAAAAAGTACAGTCTGTACTTTGTGTATTTCTTCAAAACGGTCAACATCAGTGTGACGAAATAAGATGGAAAACCAGCAGCTTACATATGACTACAAAGCTGGTGAAcaagaaatatatttatatataattattttgttatattcatGATTTGTGGTGCGAACGGAGAGAATAAAACAGACGGGATTGGTTGGTCTCTAAGTGGGCGGGCCCAAGACTGAACTACAAATACACGCCTGTCCTACCGGCTTTTAGGCGAAGATCAGGGAGACACGGCATAAACTGGAGCTATAAACCCCGACGGACATTTTACTGCTTTTAACAGGTAACAATGGACCTATTCAGAGGGATGTTTCTGTTACAAGAGCGCCGTGTAGTTAGCGTACATTTAAGATATGATATTAATCTCGAGGGGAAATGTAAGCTTTTTGCACGTGGATCCGCGCCTGAAGTAGGTCGATTTCATCATCTTTAAAGAAGTCGGAAGCTAGAATATTAGACAGTAACTTTAGCTTATTGTTGGTGTAAGATGGTATTTACAATCTGGTTTAcgaatataaaaaagaaagtggTGTTCACGTTTTTCCTAAatctgttaaatattatttattttttttaagataaaaatGGATTAACGTGAACCTAAATAAACTTGTCTGAACGCCGGTTGGCACGACTTCCGGTTCGGCAAATTAACATCTCGATTTACATTTACTATTTTACGCTACAACCCCTATGATTAGCACCATATTGTGACGTGTACTgctttttagtaaaataatttttttatttttttttaaaacgaCACGCCTTTTTTATTATGAAGGTTGTCAATGTTTCGGCCAATTTTGCAATTCAGCGAATCTGTTTCATCAGACAACTGTTGAACACGTAACTGTTTAAGCTGATGGGTTTTTAGCAAATAAACACATCTAACCTAAAATATAGGGGTCCAAAAGTACCACAATTCatttaaatcaatatttttaaaatggaaaacatttaatatgtCAAGCTACGGTCTAGACAAGTTGTTTAACTACTTATTCAGTTATTTCATGGTTTTTACTGCAACACACCATGAAATTATTTTACCGGTGAGTTTTGTCCTCCAGAGTCTGTGAGCAGGTCTCCCAAAGTTCTAGCTAGTGCAACTGGTCTGAAGTTAACTTTGCTTTGCAGGTCACAAGCCACAGTGTTTCTGTTATTTCATGGTGCACCGCTGCACAGGAACCATGGAGGAACACTTTTACTGCAAACAGTAGAGGAGACCGCAAATAACCTTGACAGGTCCTTTTCCCTCATTATCTATCCTTAAATCAGATTCAACCATGAGTAAGGACACAGAGATCGACATGGAGGAGGTGAAGCTGAACGAGGTGGACCAGGAGAAGCAGCCTATGACTGGAGACGGCCCTAGTCCTGCTGGAGAAACGAACGGCAGCGTGAAGCTAAAGGTCCCTGATGATGTTGTTACGTTCACTGGCCTGTCCAAGGAGGAGCTGATGAAGGTTGCTGGCACCCCAGGGTAAGAGCTGACACAAATACAACTTTATTAATTTTCATCTCCATCTGTAGGTTGTTATTCAAGCGGTCTCCAATCTTCTATGTTTGTTGCTTCAACATGTAGGTGGGTGCGAACCCGCTGGGTGCTGCTTGTCCTGTTCTGGCTGGGCTGGATCGGCATGCTGGCCGGGGCCATTGTGATCATTGTCCAGGCCCCTCGCTGCAAACCCATCCCTGAGATGAACTGGTGGAATGAAGGACCTCTCTACCAGATCCCAGACCTCGAGGCCTTCTCCGGTGGTATGAAAGGTAAAGGGTTTTTAGAGATTAGAATAAAGTGTATCTGTCACTTTGCATGATATGTTAAAGTCGTATTTTAGGCAGAACAttgtcttaaatgtttcagctaATTTACACAAGGGTAGTCTTGTGACAAAGTCTTGTGTAGTTGGATAATAAACTGCTGACTTGGCTGGAACTGTGTGACTAAAGGCCAAAGGGATGTAAAACACGATTGAGTCACTACTTTCATAtctctcaatcagatttaaggtCATGCTAATCTTCACTACGTATCCTTtcagtgtagttttttttttttttttttttaaagccattcattgattttattttattttttttaaacttcttgCTGTTccagtttggtttttattttggcGATGGGTCAAAAGGACAGAATGTCCTGTACTCGCTGCAAATTAGTGGGGGACACTTCCAGCAGGCTTCGGGAAGCATTCCAAAAACCACATGTGACTTTATTGTTCTCTCATAGAGATCCCCCCTTGTGCTCAGACTTCACATGGCTGGCAGAGGGCGTGGGTGTGCTTGTTCACATACTCCTGTGTTAGATCAATACTGGTCTGttatttcacatgtttgcttctCCTAAAGTGTGTCTCTGAGCTCTCCTATAAACCCCCTTCACAAAGATGTGCAACGTTTTACACGCCCGTTCTAGGTCGTCTTTTCGCGACGTGAAATTCACATTAAGGAATCATTCTATGTCACCTGTAATCTGTCCTCTGGCAGGTCTTGAGgcaaagttggatcagctgaCCCAGATTAAGGTCAAAGGCCTGATTCTTGGTCCGCTTCACACTGTCCAGGCTGATTATGTAGACACCCTGAATCTTAAAAAGATCAACCCACTCGTAGGTTCAGATGAAGACTTCGAGGCCGTGTTGACAAAGGCTCACAAGAAAAGTAAGTTATTTTAGATATTTGGTTCTATTTAAAAGCTcaagtttaaatttaaaataagtaaaaaattaCTGGGACTGTTCAGTGATGTCTTGTTTGGCTGCTTGCCTTTCTCTCTTTAAGGTATTTCAGTGATTCTTGATCTGACTCCAAACTACAAGGGATCTGATCCATGGTTCACTGGCAGTGATGAAGTAGTGGAGAAACTCATTGTAagacattgttttaaatttttccaaTTGTCATGTGTGCTTTGGGCCTAGCTTCAGTGGCTTTGTGCCATCAAACCATTCCAGCTGCTGTGCCTGAGGTGGTGTTGCTCTCTTCCAGGATGCAGCAGAGCACTGGATTAATCTGGGTGTTGATGGCATCAAGGTATCTGCCCTAAATATTGCCTCTGGCTTCGCTGACTGGCCAAAACTGAGGGCTGCTGTCCAGGGCAACCGCACTGAGGACGCCAAGAAGAGGTGACTGAATCGGTTTTCTGACTGCATGTGGTTCAGTGTAGCAGAAAATAACAGCAGAGAAACTGGGTAGAAGTCTAATATTGCCTGCAGATATGGGGGAACGTGATTTTGGGCAGAACACTGACCATAATTTAGCATTTGAATGGGTAACTTTCAGTGAATTTGCTATGAAACAGCTGACATTTCAAACTGAGGGCTTTGAGATCAAAGATATTTAGTGTGAGGTATTATGCAGAAAAAGGTCAGCAAGAAAGCAAAtggattaggtttttttttttttaaacactgtcATGGTAGAGTGACCCCCAGTGGTGAAATTTTATATAACCCTTTTTAAAATCAGATGTCAATGTTTAACTGAACAGTGTTGTTCACTTGCTGTGAAGTGACTGGCCTAATCTTTTTTTCCAGGGCGCTCATGGGTGTGGTAGCTGGTATTCCAGCTTTGCAGGTCTCACAATTGGTTAACGTCTCTGGTGTGGATCTTGTCCTGCCCGACCTTCTCAGCACCAACGTTGATGGTGGGTTTAGGCTGTCTTGAGTTAAACGCGTGCGTATGCGTGCATTTCTGCTTGGAGTTCTGATTGTTTTTACCTGTGGGTTTGCAGGTGTGGAGCGCATCAAAGCTGTGGACACCCTCTACTCTCAGCAGAGTAGTGTGGGCTGGGGTCTCGGTGCGAGTAAACTGGAGCCTTTGTCTAAAGTGGCAACGACTCCGGACCTGCAGCATCTCTACCAGCTCCTGCTGTTCACCTTGCCTGGAACCCCGGTGTTTACCTACGGAGATGAAATTGGCCTCCTGCCAGTAAATGTAAGCTCCGAACTGATGAGATGTTTAGTAAAAATGCACCAATTGACAAGAGATCAGACTCTGCCAATTTTTCCTTTTATCAGTTGTGATCTGTGCTTGGCATGTTGAATCTGAGTTGTTTTTCTTCCTAgttattaaatgcatcaaatcgTAGGACTCCCACCATTTTCAGTCTATAAATACATCATGTTCTTTGTGTCAGCTGAGTTTAGTTGTCATAAAgcttagaaaaaaatctaaattggtCAAAATTGCAATCAGCAGGTAAGACCTCAGAGGAAAAACATAAATCTGTATCTGCCAGAAAAAACCTAATCTGTGGCcatttttgaaacttcagtATGAGTAATATAacctttttacttttgttttcagGGTACAGAATCACCCATGATGATTTGGGACACGGATGAAGAATCTCCTAATCTAGATGAGGCTGCTAAAGTAAGTGTGTTCAGTCAGTTATGATTTATTTCCCCTTAAGAAAAGGGACATTCATTTGCTTTTCTAAGTTTGCTAATTGTTTTGACCGTCCTTACATCTCATGTATGCAGGCTAACCGGACAGAACGCAGCAATTTGAGGTCCTGGTTTAAATCCCTCAGTGAACTGCGAGGCAAAGAACGCTCGCTGCTTCACGGTGACTATTACCCTCTCGACTCCTCTACCTCCTCCCTTGCTTTCCTTCGTGTGTGGGACCAGAGCGAAAGATACATAACTGTTGTTAACTGGGGAGCAAAACCCTCAAAATTAAAACTTACCCTGCCTCCTACAGGTAAGTTAAAGTTCAGATGGTATCCAGTTACAATAGCAAATCAGTAATGTAAATTAACAGTgtt
Proteins encoded:
- the slc3a2a gene encoding solute carrier family 3 member 2a, with amino-acid sequence MSKDTEIDMEEVKLNEVDQEKQPMTGDGPSPAGETNGSVKLKVPDDVVTFTGLSKEELMKVAGTPGWVRTRWVLLVLFWLGWIGMLAGAIVIIVQAPRCKPIPEMNWWNEGPLYQIPDLEAFSGGMKGLEAKLDQLTQIKVKGLILGPLHTVQADYVDTLNLKKINPLVGSDEDFEAVLTKAHKKSISVILDLTPNYKGSDPWFTGSDEVVEKLIDAAEHWINLGVDGIKVSALNIASGFADWPKLRAAVQGNRTEDAKKRALMGVVAGIPALQVSQLVNVSGVDLVLPDLLSTNVDGVERIKAVDTLYSQQSSVGWGLGASKLEPLSKVATTPDLQHLYQLLLFTLPGTPVFTYGDEIGLLPVNGTESPMMIWDTDEESPNLDEAAKANRTERSNLRSWFKSLSELRGKERSLLHGDYYPLDSSTSSLAFLRVWDQSERYITVVNWGAKPSKLKLTLPPTEGVILPETAKVMMSRDKNLAEDSSVSLDMITLGPEKAVILQFPFTG